In a genomic window of Ralstonia nicotianae:
- the zigA gene encoding zinc metallochaperone GTPase ZigA has protein sequence MTRPLPVTVLSGFLGAGKTTLLNHVLANREGKRVAVIVNDLSDVNIDAQLVGDGTATSAQLSRTDERMVELSNGCICCTLREDLLDEIARLAREDRFDYLLIESTGVAEPLPIAETFTFEDAEGRLLSDLARLDTMVTVVDAQHFLADYDAADFLADRGQARDEDDDRTVVDLLIEQVEFCDVIVLNKTDLVDEAERERLAGILHSLNPRARILPASFGHVPLDAILNTHRFDFDAAAAAPAWLAELRGEHVAETEALGIRSFVYRRRRPFHPQRLWDLMHTEWLREHGRVLRSKGYFWLAPRMDVAGSWGQAGGVMRHGGAGAWWAAVDTAEWPDEDEARTDIADKMLDNGAPAPWGDRRQELVFIGIDLDEAALAASLDACLLTDAEFAAGPAAWAELPDPFPDWGFDDDHGEAEDDHEHGDDCDCGHPH, from the coding sequence ATGACTCGACCCCTTCCCGTCACCGTGCTGTCCGGCTTCCTCGGCGCCGGCAAGACCACGCTGCTCAACCACGTGCTCGCCAACCGCGAGGGCAAGCGCGTGGCCGTGATCGTCAACGACCTGTCGGACGTCAACATCGACGCGCAGCTCGTGGGCGACGGCACCGCCACGAGCGCCCAGCTCTCGCGCACCGATGAGCGCATGGTGGAGCTGTCCAACGGCTGCATCTGCTGCACACTGCGCGAGGACCTGCTCGACGAGATCGCCCGCCTGGCGCGCGAAGACCGCTTCGACTACCTGCTGATCGAATCGACCGGCGTGGCCGAGCCGCTGCCCATCGCCGAGACCTTCACCTTCGAGGATGCCGAAGGCCGGCTGCTGTCCGACCTGGCCCGGCTCGACACCATGGTGACGGTGGTCGACGCCCAGCACTTCCTGGCCGACTACGACGCCGCCGACTTCCTCGCCGACCGCGGCCAGGCCCGCGACGAGGACGATGACCGCACCGTGGTCGACCTGCTGATCGAGCAGGTCGAGTTCTGCGACGTGATCGTGCTCAACAAGACCGACCTGGTGGACGAAGCCGAGCGCGAGCGGCTGGCCGGCATCCTGCATTCGCTGAACCCGCGCGCGCGCATCCTGCCGGCGTCGTTCGGCCACGTGCCGCTGGACGCGATCCTGAACACCCACCGCTTCGATTTCGACGCCGCCGCCGCTGCGCCCGCGTGGCTGGCCGAACTGCGCGGCGAACACGTGGCCGAGACCGAAGCGCTCGGCATCCGCAGCTTCGTCTACCGCCGCCGCCGGCCCTTCCACCCGCAGCGCCTGTGGGACCTGATGCATACCGAATGGCTGCGCGAGCACGGCCGCGTGCTGCGCTCCAAGGGCTACTTCTGGCTGGCGCCGCGCATGGACGTGGCCGGCAGCTGGGGGCAGGCCGGCGGCGTGATGCGTCACGGCGGCGCCGGTGCCTGGTGGGCCGCCGTCGACACGGCCGAATGGCCCGACGAGGACGAAGCCCGTACCGACATCGCCGACAAGATGCTCGACAACGGCGCGCCCGCGCCGTGGGGCGACCGCCGCCAGGAACTGGTCTTCATCGGCATCGACCTGGACGAGGCCGCGCTGGCGGCGAGCCTGGACGCCTGCCTGCTGACCGACGCCGAATTCGCCGCCGGCCCCGCGGCCTGGGCCGAGCTGCCCGACCCGTTCCCCGACTGGGGCTTCGACGACGACCACGGCGAAGCGGAAGACGACCACGAGCACGGCGACGACTGCGACTGCGGTCATCCCCACTAA
- a CDS encoding ABC transporter substrate-binding protein, protein MLVLRLLRAASAVATLSLAMALAPATAHAQPPSTLVVGLSGDITSLDPHFHNVTPNANVAEHLFETLVAKDDKMRMRPGLAISWRAVSDTVWELKLRPGVQFHDGSEFTSADVVYSLARPATIKNSPSPYTIYTRGFKDVTALDKLTVRITTNGPYPLVPNDLSTLYIVSKKAAEKAGPDDFNNGRALIGTGPYKFVSFTKGDRLELARNDAYWGKKPQWDRVTLRILTADASRVAALLAGDVQVIESVPPPDIKRLAANPAVSVFKMPAFRLMYLHMDSAREVSPFVTDKAGRPLAKNPLKDVRVRQAISLAISRQAIADHVMEGAAEPTGQLINSTLFGHVPGLKAPVADVAAAKTLLAQAGYPDGFGITLHATNNRYVNDHRVAQAIASMLTRVGIATRVETMPSATFFMRANKLEFSFLLAGWGADTGEASSCLKALLATYDPARGWGASNRGRYSSPALDAKLAEALQTLDDARREKLLQEATEIGMREAGVIPLYFNINAWAARKGYTVVPHLDDRTHAFEVTR, encoded by the coding sequence ATGCTGGTCCTGCGTCTGCTGCGCGCCGCGAGTGCGGTCGCCACGCTGTCCCTTGCCATGGCGCTCGCACCCGCCACGGCCCACGCGCAGCCGCCGTCCACGCTGGTGGTCGGCCTGTCGGGCGACATCACCTCGCTCGACCCGCACTTCCACAACGTCACCCCCAACGCGAACGTCGCCGAGCACCTGTTCGAGACGCTGGTCGCCAAGGACGACAAGATGCGCATGCGGCCCGGCCTGGCGATCTCCTGGCGGGCCGTCAGCGACACCGTGTGGGAGCTCAAGCTGCGCCCCGGCGTGCAGTTCCACGACGGCAGCGAATTCACCTCGGCCGACGTGGTGTACTCGCTGGCCCGGCCGGCCACCATCAAGAACAGCCCGTCGCCGTACACCATCTACACACGCGGCTTCAAGGACGTCACGGCGCTCGACAAGCTGACCGTGCGCATCACCACCAACGGACCGTACCCGCTGGTGCCGAACGACCTGTCGACCCTCTACATCGTGTCGAAGAAGGCCGCCGAGAAAGCCGGCCCCGACGATTTCAACAACGGCCGCGCGCTGATCGGCACCGGACCGTACAAGTTCGTCTCGTTCACCAAGGGCGACCGCTTGGAGCTGGCGCGCAACGACGCCTACTGGGGCAAGAAGCCGCAATGGGATCGCGTGACGCTGCGCATCCTGACCGCCGACGCCTCGCGCGTGGCCGCGCTGCTGGCCGGCGACGTGCAGGTCATCGAGAGCGTGCCGCCGCCCGACATCAAAAGGCTGGCGGCCAATCCGGCGGTCTCGGTGTTCAAGATGCCGGCGTTCCGCCTGATGTACCTGCACATGGATTCGGCGCGCGAGGTCTCGCCGTTCGTGACCGACAAGGCCGGCCGGCCGCTGGCGAAGAACCCGCTCAAGGACGTGCGCGTGCGCCAGGCGATCTCGCTGGCGATCTCGCGCCAGGCCATCGCCGACCACGTCATGGAAGGCGCGGCCGAGCCGACCGGTCAGCTCATCAACAGCACGCTGTTCGGCCACGTGCCCGGCCTGAAGGCGCCGGTGGCCGACGTGGCCGCCGCGAAGACACTGCTGGCCCAGGCCGGCTACCCCGACGGCTTCGGCATCACGCTGCACGCCACCAACAACCGCTACGTCAACGACCACCGCGTCGCGCAGGCGATCGCGTCGATGCTCACGCGCGTGGGCATCGCCACCCGGGTGGAGACCATGCCGTCGGCCACGTTCTTCATGCGCGCCAACAAGCTGGAGTTCTCGTTCCTGCTGGCCGGCTGGGGCGCGGATACGGGCGAGGCCAGCTCCTGCCTGAAGGCCCTGCTGGCCACCTACGACCCGGCGCGCGGCTGGGGCGCCTCCAACCGGGGCCGCTACTCCAGCCCCGCGCTCGACGCCAAGCTGGCCGAGGCCCTGCAGACGCTCGACGACGCCAGGCGCGAGAAGCTGCTGCAGGAGGCGACGGAGATCGGCATGCGCGAGGCCGGGGTGATTCCGCTCTACTTCAACATCAACGCCTGGGCGGCGCGCAAGGGCTACACGGTGGTGCCGCACCTGGACGACCGCACCCACGCCTTCGAGGTGACGCGCTAA
- the hslV gene encoding ATP-dependent protease subunit HslV: MEQYHGTTIVSVRRGNQVALGGDGQVTLGNIVMKGTARKVRTIYDGKVLVGFAGATADAFSLLDRFEAKLQKYQGHLLRAAVDLAKDWRTDRALRHLEAMLIVADRESTLVITGNGDVLDPEGGIAAIGSGGAYAQSAAKALMENTELAPRDVVEKSLRIAGELCIYTNTNFVIETLE, encoded by the coding sequence ATGGAACAGTATCACGGCACCACCATCGTCAGCGTGCGGCGCGGCAACCAGGTCGCGCTCGGCGGCGACGGCCAGGTCACGCTGGGCAACATCGTGATGAAGGGCACGGCCCGCAAGGTGCGCACCATTTACGACGGCAAGGTGCTGGTGGGCTTTGCCGGCGCCACGGCCGACGCGTTCTCGCTGCTGGACCGCTTCGAGGCCAAGCTGCAGAAATACCAGGGCCACCTGCTGCGTGCCGCCGTCGACCTCGCCAAGGACTGGCGCACCGACCGCGCGCTGCGCCACCTCGAGGCCATGCTGATCGTCGCCGACCGTGAATCGACGCTGGTCATCACCGGCAACGGCGACGTGCTGGACCCGGAAGGCGGCATCGCCGCGATCGGCTCGGGCGGCGCGTACGCGCAGTCGGCGGCCAAGGCGCTGATGGAGAACACCGAGCTTGCGCCGCGCGACGTGGTGGAGAAATCGCTGAGGATCGCCGGCGAGCTCTGCATCTACACCAACACCAATTTCGTGATCGAGACGCTGGAATAA